One region of Helicoverpa zea isolate HzStark_Cry1AcR chromosome 24, ilHelZeax1.1, whole genome shotgun sequence genomic DNA includes:
- the LOC124642189 gene encoding uncharacterized protein LOC124642189 — protein MSEQLVANELLAFLQQKLDVMDEVSAVQICASNFSEDDVAAAKQLLYRLLNKSDQMVSRRRDGTKKSIQDIITLLKETDPDDVPTFVAKDLNKLPPVTFDHVDVTCLLKDIVFLKASLADVQKQLDASQNTVASLRSEVNELRKSVTVTRSPVDASCNVNTRRGACLDVSGASFASAVLSPSPLSPPNADSAQCAPRAPRCPAPVPAAPPLAAATPLDQLLVSAASAKHNDVRREYASVAGSTIGAKMKPVPVKGPDRADDDGFVMVQRRKRRQRTNKNRCGVAPVGPNTKICAAKPNTPVCD, from the coding sequence ATGAGTGAACAACTTGTGGCGAATGAGCTGTTGGCGTTCCTGCAGCAAAAGCTGGACGTGATGGACGAGGTGTCCGCTGTCCAAATCTGCGCGTCGAACTTCAGCGAGGATGACGTCGCTGCTGCAAAGCAGCTGCTGTACCGGTTGCTCAACAAGAGCGACCAGATGGTGTCCCGCCGGCGTGACGGGACAAAGAAGAGTATACAAGACATCATCACGCTACTAAAAGAGACCGACCCTGACGACGTGCCGACGTTTGTGGCGAAGGACCTGAATAAGCTCCCACCCGTGACATTCGACCACGTCGACGTTACGTGCCTGCTGAAGGACATAGTCTTTCTTAAGGCCAGCTTAGCGGATGTGCAGAAGCAGCTGGATGCATCCCAAAATACCGTCGCCAGTTTGCGCAGCGAAGTCAACGAGTTGCGTAAATCGGTAACGGTAACTAGGTCACCTGTGGATGCATCGTGTAACGTGAACACGCGGCGCGGAGCGTGCCTCGATGTATCGGGTGCAAGTTTCGCGTCAGCAGTTTTGTCGCCATCGCCGCTGTCACCGCCGAATGCTGACTCGGCACAGTGCGCGCCTCGTGCGCCCCGCTGCCCCGCTCCCGTCCCTGCGGCTCCTCCGCTCGCCGCCGCGACACCGCTCGATCAGCTGCTCGTTTCTGCAGCCTCGGCGAAACATAATGATGTTCGACGAGAATATGCCAGCGTCGCCGGAAGCACAATTGGTGCAAAAATGAAGCCCGTGCCCGTAAAGGGACCGGATCgggctgatgatgatgggtTCGTGATGGTGCAAAGGAGGAAGCGCCGTCAGCGAACCAACAAGAACCGCTGTGGCGTGGCTCCTGTGGGGCCAAACACAAAAATCTGTGCCGCTAAGCcgaacaccccggt